Below is a genomic region from Ostrea edulis chromosome 10, xbOstEdul1.1, whole genome shotgun sequence.
AAGATTTCCAAGAAAAATGGAATCCAACATATGATATAAATAAAGGTACAAATAAACAACATCGTCCAGGTTTTCGTGCGGACAGAGTTAGCATGTTTGGAAAATCGAATTTTTCTTTTCACCCTCTTTTTCTTCGTTCTTGTTTGATTTCCTTTTGAGTCGGTCCCCTCTTGGTCGGTATCTGCAAGGGTTGTGTCAGTGTCTAAACTTAGAGCCCTCATCCGCTTGTCTGTATGTGTATTGTTCTTGGCAAAGCTAGTCAAAGTCACGGCAACGACTTCTGATTCCGTACCAGATTCCGACATTTTGACAGAAACACCATTTTTCCTGTTGAGATTCCACCACTTACCTCCAGTTTTGATCTTTAGTTTCTTAGTTTTTGATTGCAGATTGGAATCATTGTCATCTGTTGAATTACAGTCCGACAGATGACTCTGAACACTAGATGTGGTTTGGCTTACTTCACTGCGTTTGGGTCTTCGGTGTGATTTTAGCGCGCTCTGTGAACGCCTTAGGCGCATTTTCTGGCGGCATACAAGTGTATAAACAACTACATACACTGCAATCAATAtgacaaattccaaaagaatgACAAAGGCAATgaaatttctatatatttgGCTCATTTCGTCACCTAAAATACGTGTAGTATATTGACAGTGGGGTTCTGTTGTGACGGAAGCGTTTCCTCCTAAATCGGTGCCGTTAACTTTAAGTATTGCAGTGTTTACTGAAACTTGGTATATCGCACCTGCTGGAAGTCCAAAGAGAATAGAAATAACAAGAATTATAAGAATGGCGATAATTTTTTTCCTCTCAGACACGATATGAGTTGGTTTCCACACCATCAGGAGGCGTTCGGAAGCAATCAGGatcaaaatcaggttggagaaTCCAATAATGGCATGTCGAAGGACCTCCGCTCCGTGGCAAATGAAGTCGCTGGTGACAAGTCGGAGTTCAAACACCGCAGTGTAAGGCGCTACGAGTACATCTACCACCAGGTCCACAATAGACAAAGCTACGATGTAATGTCTATTAAAGAAACTTCTTCTGTTGGAAAAATACACAGCAATTATTAAAGAATTTCCTATTGTTCCGCCGATGGCAAAAATGGATATATAGACcagaaatgaaataatgttGAGATCCATACTACAGCACCCGTCAGCAATATAAAAGCAAATGAAATAAGAAAGAAAAGTTCCGCTAAATATATGAAGAAAATTCATGCCCGCATGACA
It encodes:
- the LOC130050936 gene encoding 5-hydroxytryptamine receptor-like codes for the protein MNFLHIFSGTFLSYFICFYIADGCCSMDLNIISFLVYISIFAIGGTIGNSLIIAVYFSNRRSFFNRHYIVALSIVDLVVDVLVAPYTAVFELRLVTSDFICHGAEVLRHAIIGFSNLILILIASERLLMVWKPTHIVSERKKIIAILIILVISILFGLPAGAIYQVSVNTAILKVNGTDLGGNASVTTEPHCQYTTRILGDEMSQIYRNFIAFVILLEFVILIAVYVVVYTLVCRQKMRLRRSQSALKSHRRPKRSEVSQTTSSVQSHLSDCNSTDDNDSNLQSKTKKLKIKTGGKWWNLNRKNGVSVKMSESGTESEVVAVTLTSFAKNNTHTDKRMRALSLDTDTTLADTDQEGTDSKGNQTRTKKKRVKRKIRFSKHANSVRTKTWTMLFICTFIYIICWIPFFLEIFNLTSILVLRYFFFLGHATNPIVYSIVNVKVRNAIKKLLRIRCRETY